From a single Bryobacter aggregatus MPL3 genomic region:
- a CDS encoding MFS transporter, which translates to MSDLTKANNRALALVYATIFLDVLGLGVLIPVLPYYAQRFSADAMTVGLLSAVFSVAQFTSSPLLGAISDRYGRRRVILANILGSAFGYFLFGWASTLWVLMLARVIEGVTGGSISTAQAYIADVTPPEDRMKRFGLIGAVFGVGFIIGPAFGGFLSSYSLAMPAYAAGSLCLAAAIFGYFMLPESLPVERRIQTPLRLADANPIRQIAAALQRDSIRAILFAIFAVNVAFSALQSNFAFFTMKRFGMGPQQNAWIFVYIGVLSVLMQGVVVRRLPKHWNPLSLCITGLIGTAIGLLGISFSQEEWQLFPSIAVMAFGNGVAAPMLTALVSRRVGASEQGTVLGSTQSILSSTRIVGPIFAGYVFDAFGSGAPYWMGAILVVAGVAIVAGAPSETALKQASSA; encoded by the coding sequence GTGTCTGATCTGACGAAAGCCAATAACCGCGCCTTAGCGCTGGTTTACGCCACCATTTTCCTCGATGTTTTAGGGTTGGGCGTACTGATTCCAGTGCTGCCTTATTACGCGCAGCGGTTCTCGGCCGACGCCATGACGGTGGGCTTGCTGAGTGCCGTATTTTCGGTTGCACAATTCACCTCGAGTCCGCTGCTCGGAGCGATCAGCGATCGCTATGGCAGACGTCGGGTGATCCTGGCCAATATCCTCGGTTCGGCCTTTGGCTACTTTCTATTCGGCTGGGCCTCCACGCTCTGGGTATTGATGCTGGCGCGTGTCATCGAAGGCGTGACTGGAGGCAGCATCTCCACAGCACAGGCCTATATCGCCGACGTGACGCCACCAGAAGATCGCATGAAGCGCTTTGGACTGATCGGCGCCGTCTTCGGGGTGGGCTTTATCATCGGACCCGCCTTTGGCGGCTTTCTCAGCAGCTATAGCCTGGCAATGCCCGCCTATGCCGCCGGAAGCTTATGCCTGGCCGCAGCCATTTTCGGATACTTTATGCTGCCCGAAAGCCTGCCTGTGGAGCGCCGGATCCAGACACCGCTGCGGCTCGCCGACGCGAACCCGATCCGGCAGATTGCCGCTGCATTGCAGCGCGATTCCATCCGCGCCATCCTCTTCGCCATCTTTGCGGTGAATGTCGCCTTCAGCGCGCTGCAATCGAACTTCGCCTTCTTCACCATGAAACGATTCGGCATGGGGCCACAGCAGAACGCCTGGATCTTCGTCTATATCGGAGTACTCAGCGTGCTGATGCAAGGTGTTGTCGTCAGGCGCCTGCCCAAGCACTGGAATCCGCTCTCGCTGTGCATTACCGGACTGATCGGAACGGCCATTGGCTTACTCGGGATTTCGTTCTCACAAGAGGAATGGCAGTTGTTTCCGTCAATCGCCGTCATGGCATTTGGAAATGGAGTGGCCGCCCCGATGCTGACGGCGCTGGTCTCCCGGCGTGTCGGCGCCAGCGAGCAAGGAACGGTGCTCGGATCGACCCAATCGATTCTGAGTTCCACCCGCATTGTCGGGCCCATCTTTGCCGGCTATGTGTTCGACGCCTTTGGAAGCGGAGCCCCCTACTGGATGGGCGCGATTCTGGTGGTAGCCGGAGTCGCAATTGTGGCGGGAGCCCCTTCTGAAACTGCATTGAAACAGGCATCCAGCGCATAA